In Salmo trutta unplaced genomic scaffold, fSalTru1.1, whole genome shotgun sequence, a single window of DNA contains:
- the LOC115182107 gene encoding STE20-related kinase adapter protein alpha-like, with amino-acid sequence MSFLDCSCISPTQVQPISIEDQYEDISHQYLSSDVSECTFTWGGAGSDDITALSANSAHYQLLSELGKGFNNLSQVRMARHTPSRQLVAVKNTNLDECTEDELLQLMCFLAVWTPVFPGCVDPSVSWLCDPSVSWLCDPSVSWLCDPSVSWLCDPSVSWLCDPSVSWLLFLAVSPDEVLLSRLFRHPNLLTSRLVFSSCCQLWVLTPLMGYGSADSLLRTFFPDGMRESLIAYLLHGVLKALQYLHLMGYVHRGVKASHILLSGEGRVYLSGLHSVYSMMRDGKKVRTVFDMPHHSPTLLPWLSPELLRQDLHGYGVKSDIYSLGIVVCELVSGRVPFQDMPPTQMLLQKLRGSHCCLLDVAPSPLGELGGLKVSRSGVDSGIGESVATGSLTHTATAERPQSPAPKNHSATLHNLVQLCLQQQPDCRPSASTLLTHAFFKQVKRHHTRDSFLSLMYPAVPLGVSSPDDPLCPAPLPRPATPPPPPSLTPQRRCGTSHNPPPCPLPPPPPTSQNLTTKPNSRQSKRSKNSEPKPFYCALIGLVLPTSLSLSTVL; translated from the exons ATGTCTTTCTTG gACTGCTCCTGCATCTCCCCCActcaggtccagccaatcagcatAGAGGACCAGTATGAGGACATCAGCCACCAATACCTG AGCTCTGACGTCTCAGAATGCACTTTCACCTGGGGTGGTGCAGGCAGCGATGACATCACAGCGCTCTCTGCTAACTCCGCCCACTACCAGCTGCTGTCAGAGCTGG GGAAAGGCTTCAACAACCTGAGCCAGGTGCGCATGGCGCGCCACACCCCCTCCCGCCAGCTGGTGGCAGTCAAGAACACCAACCTGGATGAGTGTACTGAGGATGAGCTGCTACAGTTGATG tgtttcctggctgtgtggaccccagtgtttcctggctgtgtggaCCCCAGTGTTTCCTGGCTGTGTGACCCCAGTGTTTCCTGGCTGTGTGACCCTAGTGTTTCCTGGCTGTGTGACCCTAGTGTTTCCTGGCTGTGTGACCCTAGTGTTTCCTGGCTGTGTGACCCTAGTGTTTCCTGGCTGT TGTTCCTGGCTGTGTCCCCAGACGAGGTTCTTCTCTCCAGGCTGTTCCGCCATCCCAATCTGCTGACCTCTCGCCTGGTCTTCAGCTCCTGCTGCCAGCTCTGGGTCCTCACACCACTCATGGGCTACG gttCGGCAGATAGCCTGCTGAGGACGTTCTTCCCTGACGGGATGAGGGAGTCCCTGATCGCTTACCTCCTCCACGGAGTCCTGAAGGCTCTGCAATACCTGCACCTCATGGGCTACGTGCACAG GGGAGTGAAGGCCAGTCACATCCTGCTGTCTGGGGAGGGCCGTGTCTACCTCTCGGGGCTGCACAGTGTTTATAGTATGATGCGGGATGGGAAGAAGGTGAGGACCGTGTTCGACATGCCCCATCACAGCCCCACCCTGCTACCCTGGCTCAGCCCAGAGCTGCTACGACAGGACCTGCATGGCTATGGGGTGAAGTCAGACATCTACAGTCTGGGGATAGTAGTCTGTGAGCTGGTCAGTGGCAGGGTGCCTTTCCAGGACATGCCCCCTACACAG ATGCTGCTCCAGAAGCTGCGTGGGTCCCACTGCTGCCTGCTGGACGTGGCCCCCTCCCCCCTAGGGGAGCTAGGGGGGCTGAAGGTGTCCCGCTCCGGGGTGGACTCTGGCATCGGGGAGAGTGTTGCCACGGGCAGCCTGACCCACACCGCCACCGCCGAGAGACCTCAGAGCCCCGCCCCCAAGAACCACTCGGCCACCCTGCACAACCTGGTCCAGCTGTGTCTGCAACAGCAGCCCGACTGCAG ACCCTCTGCTTCTACACTGTTGACCCATGCCTTCTTCAAACAG GTGAAAAGGCATCATACCCGGGACTCCTTCCTCAGTCTCATGTACCCCGCGGTGCCCCTTGGAGTTTCCAGCCCCGATGACCCCCTGTGTCCTGCTCCCCTACCCCGTCCTGCCACCCCCCCACCTCCGCCATCGCTCACCCCACAGAGGAGGTGTGGGACTTCTCATAACCCTCCTCCCTGCCCCCTTCCACCTCCGCCCCCCACATCCCAAAATCTGACAACCAAGCCTAACTCAAGACAATCAAAACGATCAAAAAACAGCGAGCCCAAACCTTTCTACTGTGCTTTGATTGGACTTGTCCTACCCACCTCTCTGAGCCTTTCTACTGTGCTTTGA